The sequence GAGTCTTTCTTGAATCCAAGTTAGCGATGAGATCATCCACTGAAGCGAGAATGTGCTTGAACTTTTCCACGTTTTCATCGTCTAAAATCCTATTCACGTTCCTAATCGCTTTCATCACTTCTTGCACCACTTGATTAGCATCACCGCTCAAGCGATCCATAAGCCCTTCTTTAAAGATTAAAATCCGCTCTCCTTTATCGCCACTACCATAAAATTCTTCATTGTGGCTTTGCTCTAAGGCTAAAAATTTTAACCCCATAAACCCTCTAGAAGAAACCGCCACTTTGGAGTCTTTACGGATCTTAACGCTGGATTTAATCATCAAATCCAAACGGACCACCCCCACTTTATCCTTTGCAAAACCCACTTTGATAACATTACCCACTTGAATCCCTTTGTAATTAATGGGCGAGTTGGTCGCAATGCCTCCCAAGTCTTTGTCCGTATAGACCACGTATTCATAATACTTTC is a genomic window of Helicobacter pylori oki112 containing:
- a CDS encoding MlaD family protein, which produces MERHVNYTLIGGLFFLCLVCMVGFILWLGHLGLEDGKYYEYVVYTDKDLGGIATNSPINYKGIQVGNVIKVGFAKDKVGVVRLDLMIKSSVKIRKDSKVAVSSRGFMGLKFLALEQSHNEEFYGSGDKGERILIFKEGLMDRLSGDANQVVQEVMKAIRNVNRILDDENVEKFKHILASVDDLIANLDSRKTQFDSLINNANNLVSNVNNVALDVDKRLKQGQYDFKAMFTPLIMQAQLSLRNIDNFVEKGSALIDKFDANPYKTIFGERK